A stretch of DNA from Lepus europaeus isolate LE1 chromosome 11, mLepTim1.pri, whole genome shotgun sequence:
TTGCGCCATGGGGTCTGCAGGGAGGGTCAGCTTCCCTTCTCCAGTGCCCCCCTCTTTGAGCCCTGGGATAGAGGGAGAACCCGGCATTCCTTCTTCCTGGGCTCTCCACACCCAcctggccctggccaggccaTGACACCCCATGTCAATGACAGCTCCTCCATGCTGGACCAAGAGGCGGGCCCTGGCTGAGCTCTCCtggtcctggctggggtggggcctggctcaCCTGGGTCTGGGCCGCTGGGCCGCTGAGGCTCAGGCCCAGAGCTTTCTTTAGCAGGAGGATCCGGAGCAGATCATGACTCAGCTGCAGTCTCTGGGCCCTCAGGGCGGTGGGGGGAGCGGTCCCCagtgggaaggggctggggggctcCAGACTCTTCTTGCCCATGAAGTGACCTGGAAAGGAGGTGTTGAGGCCCAAGGAAGCCGGGGAGTGAGGATTCTACCCCAGTGGGGAAGTTCCCCATCGCTCCCATAGTCAGCAGGAAGAcaccaccttcctcctcctcaccaaGACCCACTGAGGTGTCCGGGTGTGGCAAGGCCCAGCACCTCGGCTGTTTCAGAACCGGTGCAGAAGGGGGCCCAGCAACTGGGGAAAACTGTCCgccatgcaggcacagggaggggagggcagggaaggagaTACGCCAGAGCCTGGAGGATGCACAAATCCTCGCCAAGAGAAGGAGCAGCACTTGGCAGGCAGAtctgggccccagcccagccctgcccctgcgtgCTCACCTGTGTGCGTGTCAAGTTCCCCTCTACTGCACGGGAGGAGCCcaagggacccagctgctccccgcGGTCCCCAGGACGAGGGGCTGCAGAGGGGAATCAGAGCAGGGTGAGGGGCACCCGCTGCCCCGAAGACTCACCGGTGGCCCAGAGGTTGCCCCGCGGGTGCACTCGGATCTTGGCAGCTCGGCCGCGGGGCTCCGGGAGATCCCAGCTGAGCGGGGCCACGCCGGCAGCCGCAGCGAGCAGGGCGAGCAGCAGGAGGCCGCCCAGCGGCTGAGCGCCCCCCGGCCGCCGGGCCATGGCTGTGCGGCGGCGGCTGGCTCGGGCGCTCCCCGCCTTCCCGGCTTTAAACCCGCGCCTCCGGAGGCGGAGCCTGCCCCCGCGGAGCCGGagcccgccccgccgccgccgccgccgccgccgccacccgcAGGACCCTTCAGGCGGCGGTCCAGAGTGAACTGCCCGAGCCCACGCCCTCACGCTGAGGTCCCGGCACGCGAACAGGGGTCGGGAGCCCAGAGGAACCCGCGGGGCCCCCTGGCCGCTCTGCCGGCTTTCAGAGCCCGCCTGGGCAACTCAGGCACTTCAACAGTCCTGGTTAACATTGCCAGGCACCAGATGAGCTCCATCACCCCTTCCCTCTCAGGGCACTGGACCTGTGTCCCTGGGTGCTTTACCAAGGTTCTGTGCTGGGATATGGAGttgggcaggaggcagagcaggtaGGAGTGGagagagcactggatcagaagtccaTATAAGAGGACGTTGGTAATAACTGCACTGCCCTATTTTTAATAATTCTACACTTGGCAGCACACCTATCTTGTGCCAGCCAGCAGCAGCCTCCCAGGAGCTgccctccccagcagccctgtgGTCCTCCAAGGCGCTGCCTGTCTTGCCTGGCAAAGAACTGCGGCAGTGCACGGCTTCAGGAGCAGGGGAGGGCGTGGTGCACCAGGATAGTGCTGCTGATTTCTGCCAAGTGCTGGCTGAGCACTGTGCTAGGCCCAGGAGGGGGAGACGAAGCTCTCCGTGGGGCACGGGGGACCCGTCGAGAGTGAATGATGGAGAGGCTGTGGCTTAGCCACAGGGGACCTGTCCCTGGAACGATGCACAAGGCGGCTGTGCCACAACCTGCTCCTGGCTGGCTCAGCAACCGCACCGCTCTTCCTACTTCTGCCTGTATGCAGCTCAGATCCCCTTCCCCGAGAGAGCCGTTTGCCCAAGGAGCTGGGCGTCGGGCTCAGCCTCCAGGAGTGTGACACACGGCATGGGGACACTGCATTTCCGGCCCTGTCTTCCTGCTTCTCACCCCCACCCTGGCAGTTGCACCTCTGCGTTCTTGTCACAGCTCAGCCACGCTGTACAGATATAGCTCTCCTCACCTTCCCATAATAACCATTCCCTCTGTGACCCCCCCCCTTTCATCTGCATCCCTCTCGCCCCCATCCTGAGGTCTCCGGTCCCTGGATGTGGCCATCAGTGGCAACACACAGGAGCTGGTATCTGGGGAGTGCTGCCTCACTACATGCTCCGAGCAATCTTCTTTGGTACGTTTTGCTTTCTCCCGTTTAGGTAGAAACAGGCTCAGAGGGGTTGGCACTCGGCCTGGGGTCAGACTTCCCTAAAGCACGCCGCCTCCGCCCCACTGCAGCAGCCAGTCAGGTTCAGACCTCCGTGGGGTGGGCGAGTGGCTTCACTCCTGCAGCTGAGCCCCGCACCTGCGGTTCTACTTCAGCCGAGCCCCCCCTGACCCAGCTGAGCTCCCAGCGCCCAGCACCCAGCACGGCTCCACAACTGGCCTCAGAAGCCCGTCAGTCCTGCCCAGGAACAAGGCGGCCTGTACGGAGCCTGCAGCCGCAGCCAGCTACACAACATCCGTGgacagagcagctctggctggcctggggggtgggggggtggggactgGCAGGCAGAGCCCAGAGGGTGGCCTGCCCAGGGCAATGCTGGATAGGGTTTAGCAGGAGGCCCAGCACTGTCTGCCAAAAGCCTACTCCCTCTGACTACTCTGATGGCAGAAGCCCAAAGGCCTGCTTCCCTCAGGGAAAGGGTGACTGCGACCAGGATGGATGTGGACCTGCGTGCGGAAGCTCTTCATTCTAGAACAACACAGAAATTGCGGAGAGGGCCCACAGGCCAGTCCCAAGGGTGATTAACGACACTTGGGAAATCCAATGATTACCAACACTAACAAGACATCAAGCTGCACCATGACTGTAAATCAGAAATAGTTTGAAATGAAGCACATATGTGTTAatgttttgttatattttcattaaactgGAATCAATTACAAGTAACACCTTTTCATGACTTGGTTTTTCTCTGGTCTCCCAGATGTGTGTCCTCAGCCCTGCTGGACACAGCAAGAACCAGTGCTGTACCCATTTTCTGGATGAGTATACTCAAGTAGAACAGACAAACTAAACAaagggagaaaatcagagtgtGGACTCAGATACACAGGACAATggagaaagggagatggagaaatTTAACTTAGACATAAACAAGCCCCAGGAGAGGGAAGTACAGGCCGAGCGCTACTCCTGACAGACAGCAGGGGGTAAAATCTCCACCCTcgggggccagcgccttggctcacttggttaatcctccacctgcggcgccggcatcccatatgggcgccaggttctagtcccggttgctcctcttccagtctagctctctgctgtggcccaggaaggcagtggaggatggcccaagtccttgggccctgcacccacatcagagaccaggaagaagcacctggctcctgacttggattggcgcagtgccagccatggcattgacgctacctgtcaaaaaaaacacaactccACCCTGCAAACTCCAGACCTGCCTCCATCTGCGGGGACCAGGACGGGGacagcagaggcacagggagcTTGGGACAGTGCAGATCCTACTGCTGAGTTTCAGAACAGCACAATCttggagggaggagaagagaatcTGGGACGTGTGATACAATTTGCCAAAGTCAATGAGAACTCAAAGGGGCTCTCACCAGTAAGGAGATCTTGCAGAAACTAAACCACCAAAAGGCAGCTTTCCGAAGAGAGACCAGCTGCACCTAGGAGAACGTGAGGGATCCCAAAGGTGGCTAAGAGGCTACTGctggggccggcgtggtggcgcactaggttgatcctccgcctgcagcgccggcatccatatatgggcgccgggttctagtcctgcttgctcctcttccagtccggctcccagtggcctgggaaagcagtgaaggatggcccaggtgcttgggcccttgcactggcatgggagacccagaggaggcacctggctccggatcatcgcagctccggccattgcagccacctggggagtgaaccaacggagggaggacctttctctctgtctctctcactgtctataattcttcctgtcaaataaataaataaaaaaacttaaaaaaaaaaaaaaaagaggctactGCTGAGCTAACTGGTGCAAGTGAGCAGGAAAGCTCTGGAAACCCAGGAAAGGGAGAGGCCACAGGCCCAGTGTCTGGCACAACTGGAGTGCAGTAGTCATGTATTTCAGGGCACACTCTGTAACTGAAATAActactcctggggctggtgttgtggcacagtgggttaagcggccacctgccactccagcatcccatatgaacgtgggttcaggtcctggcagctccactttcaatccagctccctgctaatgcacctgggaaagtagtggaagatcgcctaagtgcttgggcccctactcccatgtgggagacctggatgaagctcctggattcagcctgacccagccctgggtatggcagccatttggggaatgaaccagtggatagaagaactgtctctccctctctctgtaactctgcctttcaaatgaataaaaataaatctttttaaaaaaataaaaaaaaggaaataactaTTCTTTCCACTCTAATCTGCCAGAGAATCACTTCTAAGACATTTATAGAACAAATCAGAGGAAGGAAAATCTAGTGCCGCTAAAGAATTCCCAAGTCCCATTCAACTTTGCAAGGATAGAAGGACTGGGTTATGGCGTCCAGCATGGCAACAGGGTGAAAGCAGCAGACTTTCAAGTCTGGGTCTGCCGTGGTGGATCAAAGGACCCTGCGCAAATCCCTTCAACTTCTCCTGGGTTCTCTTGTAGAACAGAGGTCATTTTGAGGCTTTTTAAATGCGAGAAAGTCAAAGTTTGCTATAAACGATAAAGCCCCACAGCACCTGGCATATTCTAAGTACTCATGTTATTAACTgggtcctgggaaaagcaaagccTGCTTAAAATCTGGAGCCCTCAATAGCAGCTAAGGCCGTGGCACTGACACCACAGTGCCCAGCCCTGGCGAAATGCCTATTACACTCCAAGCTGTTAGATAAACTTAAATACCAGCACATCCGCCTCAACTCTTGACTGATTCTGAGAAAAGGAATCTATAccatattctctcttttttagctTAATGTGAGATGTCAGGCTAAGAGCTCTGATCAAAGCCTGATGCCAGCTGAGTTACTTACTTACCAGACATAAATCCTAAGCATAAAATCTTCTAACTATACTCTTTGAACTCAAGCTGGAATCCAGCTTACCAAGCTAAATGATGAGCCATTTAAAGCAATGGCTGTAGAGAAATGACCCTTAAATCAGAGTAGGTAGCATTCCAGAAACTCTGAAGGTTGGTAAAACAAGGATATGATATATGAGTATAATGTGAAAGTCATATTTGGCATAACAACATAAACTGTATCTGGGAAGACAGTAACTGCTGTTTCTGTAATATAACTTAGGGAAAAGCAAGACAAAATATTCTTGGTTATAAAGGATAAGAGGTTGGTTACAGACTGGAGGGAGGAAGGCTTATAAGAAAAAAGAGCAGGAACGAAAATTCTGTTTCCTAAAAGAGgccataagtttttaaaaatcacagaacaCTGCTCACAGGACAGACGAAGATTCCTGGCTGGTCTTGCATAAGATGGCTTTTCGCAGAAGTTGCCAATCCACACTGATACCAAGGAGCATCCTCTGAAGTAGCTCTatggaccggcattgtggcataaagggttaagctgccgcccgcactgccagcatcccatatagttctcgagttctggctgctccatgttctttttctttttttaaagattttatttatttatttgagaggtagagttacagacagagggagagacagagagaagggtcttctgtctgctggttcactacccaaatggctgtgacagctggagctgggctgattcgaagccaggagctaggagcctctctgggtctcccacgtgggtgcaggggcccaaggacttgggccatcttctactgctttcccaggccatagcagggagctggattggaagaggagcagtcaggactggaaccagtgcccataagggatgctggcgccacatgtggaagcttagcttactatgccacagcgtggcCCCTGCTCCTTtgtcgatccagctccctgctaacgcacctgggaaagcaacagaaaatggccaagtacttaggcccctgcacccacatgggagacccagatgagagttaggcttcagtctggcccagtcctggtggttgcagccatttggggagtgaaccactgcatggaagacctttctctctatctcttcctctttctgtaacaacgcttttcaaataaaaattttaaaaagtcttaaaaagagagaaatagctCTATGAAAATCATTAGGCTAGTTATGTCTTGTTTCCTAAAGACATGTCTTGCTGACTGGCGGGAGATGGACACACAGAGCCACTCTGTGGCAATGCTGACAAGGAGGGTCAAGAACCAAGTACAGCCTGAGCAGGAAGTGCACACTCCAGAGCTCAGTCAAGAACAGGAaactggggccaacgctgtggtgagcgggtaaagccactgcctgcaatgctggcttcccatatgggcactggtttgagtcccagctgttccacttcagatccagctcctcgctaatgtacctgggaaagcagcggaagatggccaagtgcttgggcccctgtacccatgtggaagatccagaagaagctcctggctcccggctttggatcaacgcagctccagccattgtggccatttggggagtgagccagcagacagattctctccctctctgtctcttctaactctgcctttcaaataagaaagaacAGGGAATTCCCCTTGCTGGGGCCCTCTGTGCATGTCCCGATTGTTGTAGTTGGGATCCTGGGTGAAAAATTTGCCCAGGGAAGGCATCACATCCTTGGCAGGGCAGGAGGTCTTGCCTTGCTCGTCTTTGCATCCCCAGGCCTAGCCCAACATGTGTACAGCGTAGACGCTCAAGAAATGCACACTGAGTGAATGAGAAAGCTTTCAGCAGGTGGTGCGACTGGCTCAGGAGGAGATGGAACATCTGTGCAGTAAGGCCAAGGCCAGGTGCAAGAACGTGCAGTCTGGGGAGGGCTGTGGCTGGGAAAATCCTGAGGGCCCAGAATAGCACCTGGAAGGCAAGGTTTTCAGCATTTTTTGGTAAGCCCTGCAcattctagtttcttttttaactttttttttttttttggacaggcagagtggacagtgagagagagagagagagagatagagataaaggtcttcctttgccgttggttcatcctccaatggctgctgcggccggcgcatcgcgctgatccgaagccaggagccaggtgcttctcctggtctcccatgcgggtgcaaggcccaagcacttgggccatcctccactgcactcccgggccagagcagagagctggcctggaacaggggcaaccgggatagaatccgacgccccaaccgggactagaacccggtgtgccggtgccgcaaggtggaggattagcctgttgagccacggcaccagcctgcacattctattttctatacCACTTCTTGGTTACACAGCATTCTTTCATGTCCAGACCCACCACAGTTGTATATGAGGGTTCATATTTGTTGCTTTAATTCTAAAAACTCACCTGGTATTGCTGATGACTCTGTCAAGGGCTGGAAGTAATGAGGAAGACACACCTGGCCAGGCAACAGCCAGACCAGGCCATGAAGATGTGCGAGAGCACCAGCTACAATCAGCTGGATCATCtctgaggctggggggaggggcgtgaGCAGATGCTAAAATGCCTCCCACCACGTTCTGAGAGGGTAACTGAACTTAATCAAACACTTATGCAAATACCAAGAAAATATGCAGACATACACTTATGTAAATACCAAGGAAAGCACACAAAAGCCCAGGGCTGAGAAACCTGTGACTCCCTAGGAACAGTGACAAATGTCAGTACTCCTTCCATCAAGAAAGAAGACACACAGAGTCCAGGAACACAGACGAAAAAAGAGAGCACGATTAACACTACAAAGTCGGAAAGAGAACCATGAAGAGATGAAGTTTTCAGATTCAAGTCTGGTAAGACCAAGAGAATATACTTACTACACAACAGGAAAGTACAAATCACTTAAATGATTCATGTTCTCTGCCCAGAACAACAGCTCAACAACAACGCTAACCTAAGTTAGTGCTTGTAGCTCCAAAGCACGAGCACGCTGAATAGTTCATCCACTTTGCTTTATGATAGCAGGGAAACAGAGTAGTAGAGGGTCCGTATGATGGGGCTTCTGCACTGGAGGAGCTTACGATGTAGAAGGGCAAGCACAACACTTCTGGTTTAAACAAGAGCacactgggccagcattgtggcacactaggttaagccactgcctgccatgcgaGATTCTGTATCAGATCGTTGGTCGAAcctcgctgctctgcttcttctttttttttgacaggcagagtggatagtgagagagagagagacagagagaaaggtcttcccttttgccgttggttcaccctccaatggccgctgcggccagcacatcgagctgatccaaagccaggagccaggtgcttctcctggtctcccatggggtgcagggcccaagcacttgggccatcctccactgccttcccgggccacagcagagagctggccaggaagaggggcaaccgggataggatccggcgccccaatcgggactagaacccggtgtgctggcgccgcaaggcagaggattagcctgttaagccacagcgccggctgctgctctgcttctgacctagctccttgctaatgcacttgggaggcggtccaagtccttgggtccctgtcacccatgtgggagaactggatggaattccaggctctggtcttcggcctggcctgaccctgactattgcagtcatttggggagtgaaccaggagacggaagatccttttctctgtctctcccctctctctgtttatctgcctttcaaataaagaaaaaagaactttaaaaaaaaagtcacttttgaAAGTAAAATACACCTTAAAACTAATTAACAGATGGTAATCTACTATAACAGGCAGACTGGCATGCTGGGGGAATGTATGTTTCTGGATTTGAGGGACGGCAATGAGAGTGAAATGACAGGGTAAATGCCAGACTTAGGAAGAGGTTGGAACTACAGTTGGCATGCCCATGCCCCTCACTGGACTGCTtcggttcaagtctcaactgtgctcccagctcagcttcctgctaatgtgcacctcaaGGAGTTTGGTCCCTTctatccatatgggaggccttcatcaagttcctggctcccagctttggcagggcacaaccctggccattgtaagcatctggggagtgaactagcaaaggGGACAAGGTCTgtctaataaatacattttaaaaattaaaatgactgggccggcgccgcggctcactaggctaatcctccaccttgcggcgccggcacaccgggttctagtcccggtcggggcaccggattctgtcctggttgcccctcttccaggccagctctctgctgtggccagggagtgcagtggaggatggcccaagtgcttg
This window harbors:
- the NMB gene encoding neuromedin-B, translated to MARRPGGAQPLGGLLLLALLAAAAGVAPLSWDLPEPRGRAAKIRVHPRGNLWATGHFMGKKSLEPPSPFPLGTAPPTALRAQRLQLSHDLLRILLLKKALGLSLSGPAAQTQYRRLPAQILQN